The following is a genomic window from Brassica oleracea var. oleracea cultivar TO1000 unplaced genomic scaffold, BOL UnpScaffold02113, whole genome shotgun sequence.
CAGACTTTGCTTGGCAGATAACATCCATGCCCAAGATAGCTTGAGGGATACATTCATGTTGCACTGATGTAGCGCCAAAGAAAATTGCAGCCAAGGAACCGTTTAGAATTAGAAGATAACCTCCATATCGTTTCATTGGTGACTTTACGAAATCCTAAAGCTCACTCCAAATGAATAGATTGAAATAGCGTTTATTACCTGGAAAATCAAACAGTGAAATGTCAatggagaaaacaaaagaaaaaaaaaaactggaacaAACAAAGGATCTAACCCCAAGTTCAACACATCCTCTTCGAAACTAGACTAAGTAATCTTACACCAACAAACAAACTTTAGATAAGTGAGAAGCAAATGACCAAGATAGAGTATAAAGTCTGCTAAACCTCGTAAACCAACCTATCTTCTCGATCGTTTATTTTACATGACGACTAAAAACAGCTAATGGGGAAACCGTTTTCTGTATACTTACAGAATATAATCcagaaataaaattgtattaaagaCATTGGAAAAGACAGAATACTCAAAAAAAGACTAAAATGAACTTGCCTTCAGATGGATGCTCAAATCCAGAGTCAACAATAGCTCTGAGAAGCTCGGGTTTCAAAAGGAAGTCTCTGAATCCAGAACTGTGTATTCCCACGTAACCTCTGACACAGAAAGAGACATACAATATGAGAACAGGATTACAGAAGTATACAAGAACTTATACATTTGCTATTATTAATTAACACCCCTAACAGCTAACAAGCATTACAGTAatctacaaaaaataaactacTATCGTCGAGGGGGAAAAAACTCACTTCTTCACCGCATCGCCGTTAACTTTATTCCCAGAATCTAAGACCTTCTCGTCCTCTTCCTCATAGTCCAGAAGCTCCTCCTCATAGGCTTCGTTGTCCCTAGCGTCTCCCATAATTTGCAAATTCTACAAGCTGCAGTTAAACTTCCCGTAAGACTCAAACTCCTAACAGTGTATGTAATTGAATTCTCGAACTCCTAACAGTGTAGAATCGATGATGAATCCTCCATGGAGATGTGATGAGGTTTGATCGAGAAATTTACCTGAGAGATGAGCGGAGTATGTTGGATCTCGAAATCGTCTAAAGGAGTCACGAAATAAACTAAACACCGACGCCGCGCTGTAGCCGCGGTATATATACGTAGTACGGAGACTATAGGGTTAAGAGAGTCTAATGGGCTTTATACTAACGGGCCTATTGTTTTAAGTGTTTTCTTGAGTTTGTTTTCGTATTAGGCCCATAATAAAGCCTTGTTTGACTCGGGTCAACCCTATCCAGTCTCGCTGCTACATATTGGGACTCtccgtgttttttttttttgtctgcaaTCAGAGATttggaaaaccctaattcgatcTCGAGATCTAATCAGCTCCGCTCAATTCTCAGGTATCTTCTCGATCTTCAACTAATTTATCGTGCTTAGGGTCTAGTAACGATGTCTGTGTATACTCTTTCTCGCTGAATCTGAGGTTTCGTGGAAATTTATCTGAAATTTGTGTATCTTACAACTTGTGAAGTATGGGAGACGTTAGAGACAACGAAGCCTACGAGGAGGAGCTTCTGGACTATGAGGAAGAGGACCAGAAACTTCTAGATTCTGGGAATAAAGTTAACGGCGATGCCGTGAAGAAgtaagttttttgttttaa
Proteins encoded in this region:
- the LOC106321597 gene encoding DEAD-box ATP-dependent RNA helicase 56-like, yielding MGDARDNEAYEEELLDYEEEDEKVLDSGNKVNGDAVKKGYVGIHSSGFRDFLLKPELLRAIVDSGFEHPSEGNKRYFNLFIWSEL